The DNA window ctaatagatattgtccgctttggcccgttgcGTATCTACATCAACCTCAAagtcttaaaacgcgtctattagggagaagtttccgcactcttataaggaatgtttcgtttcccttcaatgtgggatctcacaccccTTCCTGGGACTTTCTCGatagctctctctctctcggtAACCTAAGGAAATgaattgaacatgaaaaagaaaatcccacCCCTTCTTTTTGACCGGATCTCTTCTAGTTAAACTCTGAAGGAACCAATGAACGAAGATTATAGCATAGTTTGTCTTTACCTAGTTCTTTCAGTTTTTCTCTATTGCAACTCAACTCTGAGATCCCAcgcatggaaacctcttcctagcaaacgtgttttaaaaactatgagaggaagttcgaaagggaaaacccaaagagacaatatttgctagtaacgggcttgaactattacacTTCATGATCTTAAATTTTCTAGTGGATCATCATGCATTTGGAAACCTGTAGTTTGACATTATTTGGCACGTAACTGTTGTTGTCTCGAGCAGGTTCTACACTACAAGTTGCATAACGATCCTTGGAGGCGACACGTTCAGTCAAAAAAAGAGTTCGGGTTACCCGAGGAATGTGTAATAGAAAACAACTGAAAAGCCAGTCCCACATACTCAACATTCAAatctgttgctgctgctgctgctgcattCATCATCATGGCACTAAAGAACATGGCGGAGATGGCAGCTTATTTTTTTGCTTCCAAGCGTCCCTGATCTAGAAGACGATTGCACAACAAACAACATCGTCTTTGATACTCTGCCCGGAAGCCCAGATTTGTTCTCAAAGttatgattaaattttgaaatcagaGTTGAACCACacagaataataataatatatcatatgatttgttcatcattcttttctcgaattaattttttttttttaataaaaaatttaatattaaattttattaaattaataataaatttgataaataaatacgAATCCGAGTAGcccaaaagtttaaattttcatactaCGTTTAGTGTAGTAACGAAAGATAATATGATCGtgacattttttaatgtaattgtCATATTGTAGCGTtcgaaattattattaataaatctattttttaattaaatttgtcacatttattttgaagtttattaattgaataattaattaaattcatttaaaatataaacaaaattatatatatataaaataatcacTCTTAATggatattataaagttttaaaaagaaaaacaaaataatattaaaattttacgaAATTAAAAGGGTTTTAAGGATAATTGAAGTGacattttaacttaaattttagGAGTTCTTCAATCGCTTCCTTTTCTCTGCAACGATCAGAATAGCGGCAACAACGACAATGGAGGGAACCAAAACCAAGAAGAAATCAGCTCCTATCACTCTGGAGCAATTCGTTTCCATCACGGCTCCACTCTTAGACATCGAAAAGGTCCCATTTCCAAGTTTGTTTGAATTCCTTATCTTCTTGGAGTGAAATTTGAGTGTAAAATGAATGTTGAGTTGAAGATTGTGTGTGACTTCGTTAGCAATTAATGGCTTCTTTAACAATGATGTTTGTTTTTAATCTTTCGTCAGTAACGAAATTCTTATTGTGAGTATTTTGCGATTGATGTATTGAGTGATGCAAGTCGTCTAGCTTTACTAAATTGGAGAACCTGATTTTGCAGGATGCAGAAATATCTGCGTCTATCAGCTCTGGTGCATCCAGGAACTTGGAGACCGCTCAGAAAAAGGGTTCTACTATTCTCAACTTGAAGTGTATTGATGCTTCGGTAGTTTTTAACTTCATATGTTGGATCTTTTGTTGGAAATTGAAATGCAAACCAATGTGATTATGCATGATTTCAGTAgtgttttcatttattctttgaTTTCAGCGTTGTTCATGTAGATTCTAAATATCTGGGTTTTCTTACGTTTCTTCTGCCTTGGATTTTGTTGTCAGAGTGGGCTCATGGGGAAAACTCTTCTTGAGTTTCAATCAAACAAGGGAGACGTTCTTCCTCCCCACAAGGTGAGAAGAAGTAGAAAATTCCCTCCAACTACTTATGGAACTCTAGTTTTGTGAAGtactaaatttctaaaaatacaaattttctttcattgtttCTTCTCCCATATTCCAATTATAACTACTTAGCTTGTACACAGTGTGTTTACAATGATTCACGTAGCCTAGACAGGGTAATCAGAGTTCTTCTTGCCAGGGTTAGAGAATAGAACATTTTAAGTGATTAACTTTGcctatttcatttaatttgttgTGTGGTTCTAAATATAAGTGATTAAGCTTATAATCAAATGTTAGCAAAAATTTCCAAAGGTATGCAAACTAACACTCTGTAGTCCATGACACCTGCTAGTGTCATGGTTTTCCTGAtgtatttctatttcttcttcccattctatctattttccttttcatgttATGTAGTGTTGCACCAGAGAATTATCTCTCAATTACAATTGAAGGCCATTTTTGTTCCTGTAATTATATTCTCCCTACTCTCTCCCTTAATTGATGACATATGTTACTGTTGTTGCAGTTTAGCACACATGATGTGGTGGTTTTGAAACCAAACAAAGCTGATTTAGGTTCTCCTTCTCTTGGTCAAGGAGTAGTTTATCGGTTGAAGGTACATTTCACTTCAAATACAGgattatcatttttttgtgATTGGTTTGATATGGGTGATTATCCTTTCCACTGCTGCTACTTTTAATTTAGAGGTAATGTCTACAGGACTCATCGATTACTGTTGCTTTTGATGACATCCCAGAAGAGGGTTTATCCAGTCCTCTACGGTTGGAGAAAGTGGCAAATGAGGTTTGAGAGAACAAAGCTTTTAGTACttgcttctattttttttatttcacaattatgaactttaaattagattttttttataaataataataataattattattgtaatttacaTGTCTAAGGAAGACATAGTTCCTCATTTATAATTTACCTTTTCCGATCCCTtcatttactaaattaataatcttaTGATAACAAATTGAAGAACCCAGGAAGCCCTATAATACTTATTTGACTATCGGCTGTGAAAGAAAATCTGgtatttgcttctttttcaGGTGACATATCGTAGGATGAAGGATGCCCTGATACAATTGAGCAAAGGGGTACATAGAGGACCGGCTGCTGATCTTATTCCTGTATTATTTGGAGAGAGGCAACCATCAATGTCCAAAACTGATGTTAAATTCAAACCCATCAATTCCAATCTTGATCACTCTCAGGTTAATGAGCCgataatttacattttcttcatagattattgttttttttttcaagtttctttttcttcaagtgGATAGTCTGCGGTTAATACATGCATTTATGCTTTCGTTCCtagaaaaataactttttgaCTTTGGCTGATATCTCCCTGCTGGAGACTTCAAATTTATGTTAAGCTTTTCTACCTTAtggctttattattattattattattttcacttacGAGGAGGAGAAACTTTCTTCTGGATATGTTGACAATTTATGGTTGAAGTATATTTTATCCTTGGAGGAGTTTACAAAAATGTACCTCAATCAGAATAAGTTTAAAAAGGGAAAGGAGAAGATTATTGGGAAGAGGAATTGTTGCGAACCTCAAGATGACTAGGGCTTCTAGCACAAGACCTTAGCAAATCAACTACGCCTTTTGTTTTGATCAATTGTGGGACATTATTCATAATTTCCTCCACCCTGGCTTGGGATTGACATGTAGTATAACCTTCCCTTTTGCACATTGTTATTCTCAATGCACAATTTCTTGAATATTTGCTTTCGACATCTTGGGAAACTTATATTCTTACTTCCTGACATAAACCAGGTTCAGACCATGAAGTGTTACTCTACTACTTTCTTTCTGCTAATGCTTACGGTTTTATATAGTTTGCTCATTTAAGCACCTGTTCTGTTTTTGTCCTCCTTTCTCCAAAGAAAGATGCCATCTCAAAGGCCCTATCAGCAAAAAATGTATTTCTGCTGCATGGTCCCCCAGGAACCGGAAAAACCACAACAGTGGTGGAAATTATCTTACAAGAAGTAAAGCGTGGATCAAAAATTCTAGCATGTGCTGCTTCAAATATTGCTGTCGACAACATTGTTGAGAGACTTGTTCCTCACAGGTAACTAAATACTGCAATTTTCTTGAGTTAATTGGTCAAATGAAAGCTGCCTTTGTCATCATATAAAGATTATTTACCCGAGAATAGAAATTTGTGCACAAGTTTCTTACAACAGTATGCTGAACTTTGGTCCATTATCAAGTTGAATGTTGTTGGGATTGGTTTCACAAATGTTGCGCATAACCTTATATTGATATTTATGTACGTGTGTCTGAACATGTATGCATgggcaaaagaaaacaaggaaCATTAGTTAGAAAACAATTAGTATATCTTTTGATTGAAATGGGATGTTTGACATAACAACTTGGTGCTTGGATTGTTGAGGAATCTTGGATAGACTGCTAATGCCATTCATTTTTCCTGCCCTGGTGCTATTATTTGCATtgtttcctcttttcttttttcatccCCAAAGAGGGTAGTAAATAGATGAACTTATCCTAACATGCTTATGATTAGAGTGAAGTTGGTGAGACTGGGACATCCTGCTCGTCTACTTCCTCAAGTCTTGGAGAGTGCTCTAGATGCCCAGGTATGCACAATCACCTATTTGGCCATAAGAACTAAAGCAAATTCTTCAGCTTCGTGATggtgtcctttttttttctcagtgcaataaaccataaaattaagataattttgttttgtatatatttttttttcactacTTGATCATTTGAACATAAGCATGTTGCATAATAAATCCACTCCAATGAGCATATGAAGATATCTCAGGATACGTCTTTTACGAACTGATCTATCCTGGAACTTGTCAAAAATGACTGTTTTGTATTTGACTAAGACTTGAGCCGTTCTTTGATTGACCTGACCCCATTAAGTTTCTAACTATTGTCTAGTTCTCTGGCTGATGTAATTTCTGGTCCATTGCTAAGTAAAATTGTCTTCTCATAAATTCCTTCGCTTCTAGGTCTTGCGTGGGGACAATAGTTCTCTTGCAAATGACATCCGGAAAGAGATGAAGGTAAAAATTTGACAATGCTTACACTTCAGAGTCTTGCGTCTTATCTATCAAATGTTGCATGTGAGGTATAGCATGTTAGTTTTCTTGTTACCTTCCCTAACATCTAGGAGTTAAGGACAACCTCTtctgatatatttttaaaatcaagcATATTGTTCAGGGTTTTACTCAAGTTCCTCCATATGAAAAACCGTTTTCCTGacttgttggtatagataaACTATCAGCAGCCTATCCTATCTTACAACTCggctttatttttaatttatttttatcttgtttGCAAGTTAGGCCCAACATACAGTAGCAGAAGCCTGTAATGTGATGGACTATCGATAATGCACAGCCTATAGAGTTTTGGGGAGATGAATGGGTTGTTCTCTTGGTCTTTTGGGTACTTTGAAGTGAGGGGAGCCATTCTATTATTTGGTTTTGGTTAAATTCGGTGATCTTTATCTGTTCAGACAGTTGTTTTTGCGACCATGAGAtcttttattcaaatttgttcgttgctattttgaaaatagagaaatgCTTTGCTTGAGTGAGGGCATATTAATTTgccttgtttctttttgtgttcTGTAACTTTAGAGGCATTTTTCTTGAGTGATTTTCTTCCTAAGTCGGTCCTTTGTTAGTCCAAGTGCTTTGGTTTGATGAAATAGTTTTCCCTCTTATTCTAAAAGAATTATTCTTGAGCTTCTTCTGAGCAACTATTTCAGGCATTGAATGGGAAGCTTCTGAAAGCCAAGGACCGAAACACACGGAGAGACATCCAGAAGGAGCTTAGAACATTGTCGAAGGAAGAGCGGAATAGGCAGCAGTTAGCAGTAACAgatgtaataaaaaattcagaTGTTGTTCTAACAACTTTGACAGGGGCATTTTCTCGCAAACtgaataatatttcatttgatttgGTAATAATTGATGAAGCTGCTCAAGCTCTTGAAATTGCATGCTGGATAGCTTTGTTGAAGGTAATGATTAACAACGCATCATTGAAGTATGCATATTGACGACTGTCTAATGAGGTTTAGACAGATAGCTTCTCAACTGTGGACGTTCTAATACattcttttcatgtttttgcTTGCTTCCTTGATATTTTTTCGTTCAtacatttcttatttttcatttaagtcCTAGACATCTGAAGAAAAGAGTAGCTGATTTGTTGTTTGGGTAGTGATGATTTTCTTTGAGACATCGACTTgaacacaaaaatttaatgttgaaATAAGACATTTTTATTCGAAATGCTGagttttttctgtttctttagaaaagggaaaatgtGGAGAATGCTTTCTAGAAGTTCCACGAATTTCACGGGTTCAAAAGTAGATGTTGGCAAATATGGAAATTTCGGTTGTACTTGTATCGAACTCAATTTAAAGGAGGCGATGCTTGTTTCAGGCATCAAGATGCATTCTTGCCGGAGACCATCTTCAGCTTCCTCCAACAATCCAAAGTGTTGAAGCAGAGAAGAAGGGACTTGGAAGAACCCTATTTGAACGCCTGGCTGACATGTATGGAAATGAAGTAACCTCTATGCTCACCGTCCAGTATCGTATGCATGAACTGATCATGGATTGGTCATCAAAAGAGCTATATGATAGTAAGGTACTCGTATCATACCTGGATGTGATCTATAGATTGTACTTTTAATTGTTGGACTTAGAACTGTTTGGCTGATcatgaacaataaaattatgaacttcGATTGCTGAATTACAGATCAAAGCTCATTCAAGTGTTGCTGCACATACGCTTTATGACCTTGAGGATGTGAAAAAGACATCATCAACTGAACCTACCATTCTGCTCATAGACACAGCAGGGTATTGCATTCCAACCTTAACTGAACATCGGATATAAGACAAGCTTGTCCAGAAGCAACACGCCCTGTCTACGTTACTGGAAATAGAGATAATTACAATGCGGTTTCCTGAGACTAATTTGTTGATAATAATGCTTGTATGGCTAATAATGATGGTTCATAATGATCTTCTTCAGGTgtgaaatggaagaaagaaaggatgAGGAAGAAAGCACTTTAAATGAAGGTGAAGCTGAGGTTGCCATGGCTCATGCAAAGAGACTAATCCAAAGTGGCGTTCAACCTTGTGAAATTGGAATTATAACTCCTTATGCTGCACAGGTATAAAGGTTATTTTACTCGGATTGTTCTAGAACTGATGCTTACACGAAAACTCCGATCAAACGAATCAAATATGCTTCCTACCCAGTCTTCTAGATCTAATATTGGATTAATTGCAGGTTGTGTTACTGAAAATGTTAAGAAGCAAAGAAGACAGACTAAAAAACATTGAAATCTCCACAGTTGATGGCTTCCAGGGAAGAGAGAAGGAAGCTATCGTCATCTCCATGGTTCGATCAAATTCAAAGAAGGAGGTAACATCTCTTGTATAAAAGCCTatgaacttcaaattttcgAGGACTTGCATTAGGAAATTCTTCTAAAAACGATGCAGGTAGGATTCTTGAGCGACCGTAGACGAATGAATGTAGCTGTGACTCGAGCTAGAAGGCAATGTTGTCTGGTCTGCGACACCGATACGGTAACTCACGATGCATTTTTGAAGCGATTAATCgaatattttgaagaaaatggtgAGTATCTTAGTGCCTCTGAGTATCAGAATGAGTAGTAGTATAAGTTTACTTCACTCTTATGCCTTCCATTTAGGCTTGTGGTCTAGGGGGGGAACTGTTATCTGGAAAGtagaatttattgaattttcaggCTTCTCCAAACATCAGTGGAATTTCTTgaatttattggattttcGATTACCCTTTAAACTATTATAGCATAATTATTCCATCGACttctaataataaaatgaagttGGGGCTCATTAACCCTCTCAGGCTGATGGCcccttttaataataataataataatcataataatatatatatatatatctacttACATATTCTCACGTGCTTTATGTATGGCAAATCTTTATTACTCTTTTATCCAACAGCTATATATTCCCATACTAgcttatatttttcttctatatgattttatttttctttatatcccCATTATTATCTTGCAACCATCTAATTTTCTCATAAATATCTATCTCATTTATTCCATTATCACTATTTTTACTAAGGTATACAAcccttcaaacaaaaaaaaaatccttgaaCTCGTACCacgctaaaaaaaaaaggaaaaaaaaaaacatgaaataaagttaaaatatttttaaggtaTGATTGTCATGGAATGGTGTTCTTCAAAATCCCAAAAACTTAGATCATCTTCATAACGATCATAAACTTGAAAGTTTTCGAATTGATGATGTTCAATATTTGGATGCATTTCCATAATTGAATCCC is part of the Cucurbita pepo subsp. pepo cultivar mu-cu-16 chromosome LG03, ASM280686v2, whole genome shotgun sequence genome and encodes:
- the LOC111790547 gene encoding DNA-binding protein SMUBP-2, with the translated sequence MEGTKTKKKSAPITLEQFVSITAPLLDIEKDAEISASISSGASRNLETAQKKGSTILNLKCIDASSGLMGKTLLEFQSNKGDVLPPHKFSTHDVVVLKPNKADLGSPSLGQGVVYRLKDSSITVAFDDIPEEGLSSPLRLEKVANEVTYRRMKDALIQLSKGVHRGPAADLIPVLFGERQPSMSKTDVKFKPINSNLDHSQKDAISKALSAKNVFLLHGPPGTGKTTTVVEIILQEVKRGSKILACAASNIAVDNIVERLVPHRVKLVRLGHPARLLPQVLESALDAQVLRGDNSSLANDIRKEMKALNGKLLKAKDRNTRRDIQKELRTLSKEERNRQQLAVTDVIKNSDVVLTTLTGAFSRKLNNISFDLVIIDEAAQALEIACWIALLKASRCILAGDHLQLPPTIQSVEAEKKGLGRTLFERLADMYGNEVTSMLTVQYRMHELIMDWSSKELYDSKIKAHSSVAAHTLYDLEDVKKTSSTEPTILLIDTAGCEMEERKDEEESTLNEGEAEVAMAHAKRLIQSGVQPCEIGIITPYAAQVVLLKMLRSKEDRLKNIEISTVDGFQGREKEAIVISMVRSNSKKEVGFLSDRRRMNVAVTRARRQCCLVCDTDTVTHDAFLKRLIEYFEENGEYLSASEYQNE